In the genome of Natronorubrum daqingense, the window GCCCTCGTCGAGAACGACGACGACATCGCACAGGACGTCATCGAACGCGACGACGACGTCGACCGACTCTGGCTCGTCGTCTCGCGAATTTTCCGGGCGACGCTTCGCTCACCTCGTGCCGCGGAGGAACTCGGCGTGCCCCGCGAGGACTGCTTCGACTACCACTCGAGCGCCCGCCAACTCGAGCGAGTCGCCGATCACGCCGCCAAGATCAGCAATCTCGCGTTCAAACTCGAGGAGATTCCCGAAGCCGTCGCCGAAGCCCTCGTCGAACTCCACGGCGACGCCTCCGGCGTCCTCGAGAAGTCGATGGACGCGCTCGTCACCGAGGACAGCCAGGAGGCGAATCGACTGGGCCACGCCGCCCGCGAAGCCGTTCTCGAGATCGACGAGCACACGCGGACGATCGACGACATGTTGCGCGACTTAGAGCCCGTCCAGGCCCAATCGCTCGGGCTGATCGTCGACTCGCTCTCTCGAAGTGCGGATTACGGCGGGAACATCGCCGAGACAGCGCTTCAGAAGGCAGCGCCACGGCCCTGAGCGATAGGTTCGTGAAACTACCGAACGAGAGGTCGTGATGGGAGGAATTTCGGCTCGTCCCGGTAGAATCGGAGACAGTGTCGTTCGCTCCTTTCGATGGGACTGACAGGACACGGCTGCGAGGAGAGAGAGACCGAATCGAGGGTATCAGAACGAGAGTTGTTCGTCTTCTCGTCTCTCCCCCAGTGCGGGCGGCGTGCGATCGGAGTAGTACCGTCGGCCGATCGCTCGGCTACCGACCATGTTGAACATCGCTTGCCGTGCCTCACTCGGCGACTCGTACGTTTCGTTCGCAAACGAACCGAGGATATCGCGGACCGTTTCTGCCCCGTTCGGAAGTTCGATCATATGCTCGCCGAACGTTTCGACGAGTTCCTCGTTCGTACTCGGGTAGGAGTGTTCCTCCAGTTGCCCCGCTAACTCACCGAATTCGACTCCAAGTTCCCGGTGTGGGATGATGGTGCTGTCAGTCATTGTCGATCCGGCCCTCCTACACCACCGATTCACAAATGGCTGTGGGGGTGTCAACTGGGGTGAACGAGTCTGCCCATTCGGACCTCAAGCGCTCGTACTCCTGGGACGGGACGGACCGATCTCCCCGTTAGGCGAACCACACGAACAGCGTCGCTCACGTTGGCCCGTGGGCTGAGAAGAGAGTCGCACCTCGAGTTTGGTTCCGGATCGCTCTATAGTACCAACTAAAACGGGTTAGAGGACTGATCGCCGAATTGTCTGGCGATCAGGTGTGCACTGACGTGCAGTGGCTCCTACAGGAGAACGGCGTTGACCTGTCCGGTCTGGCCGGGACGGGAGGTGACGCGAGCCTGCCCTTCCGAGGTGTCGA includes:
- a CDS encoding phosphate signaling complex PhoU family protein; this translates as METRKVQVTGGSTYTVSLPKSWATDNGVSAGTTVEFYPESDSLLLTPQSETNRQEGTLGIDDLEGERLTRAVMTMYVSGFDIIRLEAGRITTDQRSAIRSATQSLVGVEVLSETTDSVVIQDLLDSAELSIVNAVSRMRLIASSMLEDAVTALVENDDDIAQDVIERDDDVDRLWLVVSRIFRATLRSPRAAEELGVPREDCFDYHSSARQLERVADHAAKISNLAFKLEEIPEAVAEALVELHGDASGVLEKSMDALVTEDSQEANRLGHAAREAVLEIDEHTRTIDDMLRDLEPVQAQSLGLIVDSLSRSADYGGNIAETALQKAAPRP
- a CDS encoding DUF5789 family protein — protein: MTDSTIIPHRELGVEFGELAGQLEEHSYPSTNEELVETFGEHMIELPNGAETVRDILGSFANETYESPSEARQAMFNMVGSRAIGRRYYSDRTPPALGERREDEQLSF